The sequence GAAATATTACGGCAAAAATGCATTCTTTAGGGATGCATATATTGACTTGAAATACACTGCAGCCACCTGCACGCTTGGAATTTTGTTAAGTTGTTTAATCGGGCTTTCCTCTCAATTTGCATTTGAAAGCATGAAAGTGTTTTTCCCATTGTCCTTTTTTATTTTCAGGATGGGAAACAATAAATCAAGAATGGATGCCCTGATAAGCGACTCCCGCCAATTGAACCGCTTTATTTTCATGGCAAAGATAAATGAAAACAAAAATTTTATTTTTCAGGAATCATAAAAATCAGATAGCCGGGCTAACGCATTCCGCTTTTCCAAATCCCCGGATTTTTCCTGCTTAAACGGGTTTTGCGGGCTTGTCCAATGTCTAATGAGATTATGACTATTAATTAATAGTAAAAAAAGAAAAGATTATATATTGATAAATGATATCTCCCTCTATGAGATACAATTTGATAGACCGCTGCTCATCTAATCTTTCAACTGCAATGCGTAACATTCTGCCATATCCATACATTCCGAAAGACAGCTGCTTATCTGAGCTTTTGACTACAAAAGTAATTGAAAAAAACAGAACGGATTTAATTGAGAACAACGAAAAGAATTCAGAGTATTATTCTGAAATGCTTGAGTTTTACATGCAAATGCTTGATTTTGATGCGCGTGAACATTATGAGAAGATTTTCGAGAGATACTCAAACAATAGGATGATTAGCTGCAAGCTCAGGATTGCATATTGTAAGCAGGATAGCTTTGAAGGAATGGCTTGTGCTCTGCTTGCAGAGAAGCACGAGAAAAAAAGTGTTTTTTACCTTCCTCGCCCAAATAAAGATTATGATGAGAGGATGGCTTCCTTGGAATCCTTGCTTGGAGACGGCGAGGATGCAAAAATCCACGGGAACAGCGCGCTGATGACAACTGGTGCAGGGTTTATGAAGAATCTTTCAAGGACAGCTTATTTTGCGCTTCCGCTTGCCGCGCTAACCTCTGCGGCTCTTGTTGGAATTGCCCGCTCTCTGACGCTCTGGAATTTTATCTGGACTTCAGTTATTGCAGAGTCAATTGAAGAAACTTACATAACTAATTTACCTGACATAGAAAAGCAGGAGAAAGCGCTTGTGGAAAGGGCAAAAAAGATGGATTCAATACTTTCAGATTTGTCTGATAAATACGGCGACGCACTTTTAAGTGTTCTATGAAGGCAAAAAAAATGCTTGAAACGCAAACACTTTCTGATTTAATAATTGAAGAAATGAATAATGGCAGGGCTATTTCTGATTGTTCAAACATAATAATGCCATACAAAGAAAACCCATTAATTTCGAGAGTTCTTAACGGGGAAACAACTGTTCATGATGAATTCGTGGAATTCCAAAAAAATGAGTTCGGAACATTATGCCGCCTTGGGCTGAAAGAGTATAATCTGAGCATTGAAAAAGACCTTGAATACGGGCGGATTTCAGATATTCTCCCTGTTTACGAGTTCACTGGAAAAAGCGGGCAGTTCTACAATATTGGTTCTGACATAAGAAAAACAATTGCAGAAACTCTCATTGGAGGATTGATATATTTTCAGGGCTTAAATCCAATGCTTCCCGAGATTATTGGCTTTGGGGCTATTTCAGTTCCTATATTCTACTTCTTCAACAGAATCTGGAGCATGAACAGAAGAATTGCCTCTTTTGAAAAGAAAGCTTTTATTGTTGACTCTGCGCTTCAGGATTATCTCTCTAAACCCCCATCTTAGGGCACACTTTATTCAGGGAGCAGGCGCTGCATTTCGGGCTTCTTGCATTGCAAACTGCTCTTCCGTGGAACACAAGAAAGTGCGAGATTGCCCGCCAGTCTTTCCGGGAAAATATTTTCATCAAGTCCTTTTCAATTTTTACAGCATCCTTCTCTTTTGTGAGCCCTAGTCTATATGAAAGCCTTGTAACATGAGTGTCAACAACAATTCCCACAAGCTTTCCATACCCCTCTGAAAGAACCAGGTTTGCAGTCTTCCTTCCAACTCCTGAAAGCGAGAGAAGGTTCTCCATTGTGTCAGGAACTTTTGAATGGAAGTTATTTACAATCATCTTTGAGGATTCAATTATGTGCCTGGCTTTTGCGTGGTAAAATCCTGTGCTTCGGATTATTTTCTCAAGCTTAATTGTATCTGCCTTTGCGAAATCCTCTGCTGTCTTGTATCTTTTGAAAAGCGCAGGCGTAACCATATCAACTCGTGTGTCAGTGCACTGCGCAGAGAGTATTGTTGAAATGAGCAATTGGAGCACATTTGAATAATGCAGGCTCGTCCTTGGAACTCCGTATTCCTTTGTGAGAATCTGCATTATCTTTGCTGCATTCTCCTTTGCTGCATATTTTGAAGATGCTGCGTGTTTTTGCTGCATGAAAAGATAGTATTGAATTTGAATTATAAGTTTTGTCCTTTCTGAGAGCGGTTTTTGTTCAAAATGCGAGTAAGGTTAACAATAATATTTAAAGTAAAACACTATTATTATTGGATATGAAAAAGAAGAGTAAAACAAAGATTAGCAAGTTCATTTATTGGACTCCAAGAATTTTATCAATAGTGTTCTTGCTCTTTTTAGCAATGTTTTCCTTGGATGTTTTTGAAGGAAATTATGGATTCTGGGGCACTATTCTCGCATTGTTAATCCATAATATTCCGGTATTTATCTTGCTGGCAATTTTGATAATTTCCTGGAGACATGAGATTGTCGGGGGAATCGCTTTTATTATTGCAGGGATATTATACATAACAATATTATTGATTACTATTCTTATGAATCCCCCTTTTCAATGGTATATGCTGTTTTGGAGCGTGCAAATATCAGGGCCTGCTTTCCTCATAGGAATCTTATTCCTTATTGGATGGCACAGGAAAAGACAACTTTGAAAAGAAGATTAAAGTATTATTTGAATTATAAATGTCGCCGTAAGAAAATCTTTTGAGTAAGATTTTACCCATATGAGTAAATAATTGTCCATAAAAGAAAATATTTATAATTCGTTTACCTATTATCTCTTAAGGGGGTTAACTTCATGAACAAAAAAACTCTTGCTGCAATTTTAATATCAGTGCCTTTGGTATTTTCCGGTTGCTCTTCGCCGAAAACTCTTGATTCTGCTCTTTCATCATATGGAAAGGACGGCATAATCACCTCTGGAGAAGTGTTCGGAATTGAGGATTTTTCCGCGGAAGATTCAGCGCTTGAGAGCGCAATAAAAAAATACTACAATGGCGAATATGCTCCGCTTGAGGAATATTTTGCCTCAAAAGATTATCCTGTGTCTGCAAATCCTGAGATAGCAAAAAAAGCTGAAGCAGGAAACATAAAAGGCTACCTGATAACCGGGGGAGCAGGGCTTGTTCTCGGCTTCATTGCAGGAATCTTTGCAAGCGGCAGGAAATATTCTTTCGGCGCAGGCTACATTGTTAAGAACGAATAAAACTTTTTCAAAACCTTTATATTCTCTTGTTTTATACGTTTGCACATGCTTTCAGACAAAGAAGTCAAGAAGGAGCTGCGAAAGGTCACTGCTGCAAATCCTGAGAAGTATTATGCAGTTGAGATTCTTAAGAAAAACGGCTTTTCAAGGTTTCAGTGCGAAAAGTGCCAAAAGTTCTTCTGGAGCACAAGCCCTTCAAAAGTGTGCGGAGACCCTGCATGCTCGGGTGGCTTCCGCTTCATAGGGAACAGCCCTGCAAAGCATAAGATGACTTATGTTGAAACATGGCAGAGATTCTCAGAATTGTTTGAGAAATGGGGCTACACTCCCATAAAGAGGTATCCTGTTGCTGCAAGATGGCGAGATGACACTGATTTTGTCCAGGCCTCAATTTATGATTTCCAGCCTTTTGTGGTTTCAGGGCAGGTTGAGCCGCCTGCAAATCCGCTTGTTGTTCCGCAGTTCTGCCTGCGCTTCAATGAC is a genomic window of Candidatus Woesearchaeota archaeon containing:
- the nth gene encoding endonuclease III, which translates into the protein MQQKHAASSKYAAKENAAKIMQILTKEYGVPRTSLHYSNVLQLLISTILSAQCTDTRVDMVTPALFKRYKTAEDFAKADTIKLEKIIRSTGFYHAKARHIIESSKMIVNNFHSKVPDTMENLLSLSGVGRKTANLVLSEGYGKLVGIVVDTHVTRLSYRLGLTKEKDAVKIEKDLMKIFSRKDWRAISHFLVFHGRAVCNARSPKCSACSLNKVCPKMGV